One Notolabrus celidotus isolate fNotCel1 chromosome 16, fNotCel1.pri, whole genome shotgun sequence DNA window includes the following coding sequences:
- the LOC117828060 gene encoding zinc finger protein OZF-like, translated as MSKIQIMRLLVNQRLTAAAEEIFELFERTIAEYEEQLRGSKEEQLKLLDSVYNPEVQLHRADFHQLSVNKEEVPPEQQERRPSLDLEDPPEPAHIKEEQEELWSSQEGDQLQGLEEADFSALMFTHVPVKSDEDGEKPQSSQLHENQTSKRLLSSESDTDDSSFDCDIMKSHKESERGVKYRTRETFSSPDHATSSAAEGLKHNGSESSQKPFSCLICKKTFPFRGDVQRHMITHTGERPFKCSICGSRFTRSQTLNTHLRLHTGEKPFSCSVCGTSFSRRHSLDIHMRTHTGEKPFSCSVCGKKFPTRRNLKRHSVIHTGEKRYGCSLCGQTFALPGTLKRHLTVHTGEKPFRCLVCGKEFTRQFCLTRHFAVHKKEAA; from the exons ATGTCTAAGATCCAGATTATGAGACTTTTAGTGAACCAGAGACTGACTGCAGCTGCTGAGGAGATCTTTGAGCTGTTTGAAAGAACCATAGCAGAGTACGAGGAGCAACTTAGAGGATCTAAAGAGGAGCAACTCAAACTACTGGACTCTGTTTACAACCCGGAAGTCCAGTTACACAGAGCAG ACTTCCACCAGCTGTCAGTGAATAAAGAAGAGGTTCCCCctgagcagcaggagaggagacccagTCTGGACCTGGAGGACCCACCAGAACCAGCACACATtaaagaggaacaggaggaactgTGGAGCAGTCAGGAGGGAGACCAGCTTCAAGGACTGGAGGAGGCGGATTTCAGCGCGTTGATGTTCACTCATGTCCCTGTGAAGAGtgatgaagatggagagaaacctCAGTCCTCACAGCTCCATGAAAACCAAACCTCTAAGCGCTTGCTGTCCTCTGAATCGGACACTGATGACAGTAGTTTTGATTGTGATATCATGAAATCACATAAAGAGTCTGAAAGGGGTGTGAAGTATAGAACAAGAGAAACATTTAGCTCCCCTGATCATGCCACAAGCTCTGCCGCAGAGGGTCTGAAACACAACGGAAGCGAAAGCAGTCAGAAACCATTCAGTTGTTTGATTTGTAAGAAGACTTTCCCGTTTAGAGGAGACGTACAGCGACACATGATCACGCACACAGGAGAGAGACCTTTCAAGTGCTCCATCTGTGGCTCCAGGTTCACTCGAAGTCAAACCCTGAACACACACTTAAGACTCCACACCGGAGAGAAACCTTTCAGTTGTTCAGTTTGCGGCACAAGTTTCAGCCGCAGACACAGTTTGGATATACACATGAGGACTCACACGGGAGAGAAACCGTTCAGTTGTTCAGTTTGTGGTAAAAAGTTTCCAACGCGCCGGAATCTGAAACGACACTCGGTCATCCACACCGGAGAGAAACGGTACGGTTGTTCACTGTGTGGTCAAACATTCGCACTACCTGGGACTCTGAAGCGACACCTGACGGTCCACACGGGGGAGAAACCTTTTAGATGTTTGGTTTGTGGTAAAGAATTTACACGACAGTTTTGTCTGACGAGACATTTCGCCGTCCACAAGAAGGAGGCTGCGTAG
- the LOC117828055 gene encoding zinc finger protein OZF-like isoform X5 — translation MSKVQTLRGFINQRLTAAAEEIFELFERTIAEYEDQLRGSKEEQHKVLDPEVCTQKPDVQQLLARKEEVPPEQLQRSSSLDQEDPPEPPHIKEEQEELWSSQDGDQLQGGADFSSLILTPAPVKREEDDGEKPQSSQLHENQTKGNGNKSSLSESDTDDSSWDWEEIRGSQSGVTVQNSEVPVAGVEGTSSERAAGSKEHLLKYSRRKTGPKPFSCPVCGKRYLRKNSLTTHMRHHSEGTRFSCSVCKKTFPWKGDVERHMRVHTGERPFKCSVCGSRFAQSSTLNLHLRTHTGEKPFSCSVCQTSFSLRNNLVLHMRCHTGERPYSCSFCGKGFALRGNLKRHLIVHTGEKQFGCTVCGQKFAQHVTLKRHMTVHTGEKPFRCSVCGKRFAQQTCLTRHLSIHREDAVSSQE, via the exons ATGTCTAAAGTCCAAACTCTGAGAGGATTCATCAACCAGAGACTGACTGCAGCTGCTGAAGAGATCTTTGAGCTGTTTGAAAGAACCATAGCAGAGTACGAGGACCAACTTAGAGGATCTAAAGAGGAGCAACACAAAGTCCTGGACCCGGAAGTCTGCACACAGAAACCAG ACGTCCagcagctgttggcgaggaaaGAAGAGGTTCCCCCtgagcagctgcagaggagcTCCAGTCTGGACCAGGAGGACCCACCAGAACCACCACACAttaaagaggagcaggaggaactGTGGAGCAGTCAGGACGGAGACCAGCTTCAAGGGGGGGCGGATTTCAGCTCGTTGATACTCACTCCTGCTCctgtgaagagagaggaagacgacGGAGAGAAACCTCAGTCCTCACAGCTTCACGAAAACCAAACCAAAGGGAACGGGAACAAGAGCTCGCTCTCTGAGTCTGATACTGATGACAGCAGTTGGGACTGGGAGGAGATCAGGGGCTCCCAGTCTGGTGTGACAGTCCAGAACAGTGAGGTCCCTGTAGCTGGTGTGGAGGGTACCTCCTCTGAGCGGGCAGCGGGAAGCAAAGAACACCTGCTGAAGTACAGCCGACGCAAAACAGGACCCAAACCGTTCAGCTGCCCGGTCTGCGGGAAGCGATACCTGAGGAAGAACTCTTTAACGACTCACATGAGGCATCACTCGGAGGGGACGCGCTTCAGCTGCTCCGTCTGTAAGAAGACTTTCCCCTGGAAAGGAGACGTGGAGCGGCACATGAGAGTCCACACCGGAGAGAGACCCTTCAAGTGCTCCGTCTGCGGATCCAGGTTCGCACAGAGCTCCACGTTGAACCTGCACTTAAGAACTCACACCGGAGAGAAACCCTTCTCCTGCTCCGTCTGCCAGACCAGCTTCAGCCTGAGGAACAACTTAGTCCTGCACATGAGGTGTCACACGGGAGAGAGACCGTACAGCTGCTCCTTCTGCGGTAAAGGATTCGCTCTCCGGGGGAACCTGAAGCGCCACCTGATCGTCCACACCGGAGAGAAACAGTTCGGTTGCACGGTGTGTGGGCAGAAGTTTGCACAACACGTGACTCTGAAGAGACACATGACGGTCCACACGGGGGAGAAACCCTTCAGGTGTTCGGTGTGCGGTAAAAGATTCGCACAACAGACTTGCCTGACGAGACATTTGAGCATCCACAGGGAGGACGCCGTGTCGTCGCAGGAATGA